tggaggtttccttacgatgttttccacGTGATATTTGTACGACATAtacctttattaaatttatttgaattctgtaacatattttattaaatttctataTTGAAATTATCGTATCTGCAAAAACAGTTACTTtaacagattaaaaataatttccagTACGGGGAGCTGCAGCAAGCGTACAGCTCGGCCTACGCCTACCCCGGCAGACAGCAGGCCGCGTACGCTCCCCAAGTGCAGACCTACTCCCCGGTCCAGACTTATACCCCGGTGCAAGCCTACGCGTCCGCGCAGACGTACACCCCAGTGGAGTCCTACACCCCTGTGCAAACGTACACCCCCGTTGAGACATACACCCCCGTGCAAACGTACACCCCCGTGCAATCCTACACTCCCGTGCAATCATACACTCCCGTGCAATCCTACACTCCCGTGCAATCCTACACTCCCGTAAGGGCGTACGAACAAACCTACACCCCCGTGCAAAGCTACAACGCCGCGCCAGTGAGCTGGCAAGGCCAGGCCTACGGCAACAACCCGTGGTGCTAAGTGTTGCCCACAAAACCTCCATATGATGTAAGCCAAATCCCAAATCCcacctttttatttttacaggtTTACGTATAAACTCATCTCACGATGGAATTGAAACAAAAAACTTCAATAAAGAATTATTCGACCAGCGATGTACAAATATAGTCAACATGTAGcaagattttatataaattaaatatacataaagttAATTACATAAAGTTAATTAAGTATTgtaaatgattaaataaattaaaagtataaattatgGTGGACTTTGATTCGTCTAGCTTTGGCACACCAATGTCTTTattataacactagcggacgcccgactTCATCCGCCTGGAATTGAGtttttaaaaagtagcctatctgtTAATCCATGGTATTActatctttgttttaaatttcagccaaattggatcagtagttgcgccgtaaaagagtaacaaacatccaaacaaaatcCCATACCAACTTtggtgtttataatattaagtaggaattaggatatacctactcgtatatttaaaATCATCGTCTTCTTTTCCTTATCCCACTTATTCGTATTATGTAGAGTTGTTCAAATATCTCAATTACTTACTTCCATTCGCTTTTATCATTCGTAAACTTATCATCTActctttttacacaaaatatgtgTGTTCTGCACACATTCGAACTATgtcttataaattttatataggttCTAAAgccttttaaaaatcttttttattggTGGTCTTTTTGACattattgataatttttatattaaacaaccAGTATAATACTATAACAGTTTTTTGCAACAACGCGTAAGGCAAACATCTATACGTTTACAACGAgattaacatttaaatattatttatattaaatattgatcAGGACCTCTAAATGCTTGGAAAGGCTTCGCCCAGTGGGTCAAGGATGACtcgaaataaacaaaaaataacaaaatcaaaaacaatgAATTTTGTTAACAAGAGTTGACAACTACTGACATCGGCATTCCAAAGTTAATCGctttaatatttattagctCTTATACCtaacacacaacacacacacacacacaacacaaaaTATACCCACCGACATAATAAACGTAGAGCGGATGTATAAATTggcaaaataaattcaaagtaCCTACTGAATAATTTACTCTATTTTTGGtactaaacaaattacaaatagaaACTGCTAGAGAAACAActttaatattaacataatgttttgttttataagcAAATGAACGATGATAAAATTGCAAATCACaacgtatataaaatttaggtagattgcacaaaaaattaaacaagtatTGTTTATCGTAAAACATATACCGTGCAACGTAATCTGTATGAAGATGCAACCTTAGCGTTAGCCGTGAGTGAGCTGATGGATGGGCATAAATCCGATTATCATAATATTACGTTTATGTAAATTACACAATTTGTGCCGCAAATGTCACGTCAGCGCTGGGATAAGCCCGCCCCGCCCCCACCGCCTCAACCGCCTCAACCACCTGACCCAGCGAGAAACTTCACTGCGAGGATATTAAAGGACACAGCTAATAAATAgcttcattattaatttttttgattgtaCACAATTCAAGAATAGTTATTTTactcgatttttttataaagaattattcaccttattttataaatatgtatgttcAATATTCGCTTTCTTCGACAATTAGTCGCAAATAATGTGAAGGTTTTGATACACAAATAGTCCAacaggcgggaatcgaacccatcgCGAAGAAGAGGAGAGGAGAGGACCCTTTAACCGTGGTTTTCTTTAGGCGAAAACTgtacagataaataaaattgaagtgtctgtttgcTATTTCACATTACCAGGTTTTgatattaaatctatatttgTGATAGTTAGATACACTACTTATTACTGAatgtaaatttttgtttgtctctCTGCTTGTTACGTATAATCTTCGGAACGATTTTAGCGGGgctttcactggtagatagcTGATGTTATGAGAAGTAACATAGGTTTTATTTTAGGGTTACGGAAACGGAAAGAGTACAGATGAAACCATAGTGCATTCGCTAGTATTAATGTAAAATGAGTTCACTACTGTACTCATAGAAGGGTTTTAGTGCTTTTACATGAATAATTATGGTGagaaatgtggaaggcaaacggccatgaggtagatctccaacccaaTAGTCGGCTCCTGGTCCCTTCAGAAGATTGAAGGTaacaggagcccgcaccttttacagaCCGTACTCGATGAAGGAGCATTATAtaccaaggtggtcacgatcctcagccATGAGGAATAGAGAAAGAGAGGACATCAATAATATTGTGTTCAAAAGATTTTTCAGCCGTTTAATTACATTACACACTGCAAGGGAAAAGTGTTTCTTTGTTAGAATCAAATTCCGTTGTTATGGTAAACATGAGACGGATTATGTTACCATTTACACTCGTATTAATCCAAATCAGTGATAATTGCTCAAGAAACCTTGCGCCGGGCTGTTACAACGCGCCGTCCTCTACCGATGTAATCAGTAACACAAAATTCTCAGCGAGTTGTAAAAACCCAATGAAATCCACCGCTCGTAAATTATAAAATCGATTATCTGCATATTAGAACTTCCTTTTATATTATCACTCGCACATTAACAGCAAACGTTTATAGGAAACCCTTTAATTACAGCTCACatataaaatatgattatatttttttattaattacagcCGTTGGAAGTAAATCTATAACGACTATACTAAAATAGTAACGGGAAATGTATGGTTGGTGGAGTTGGTGGTATAGATCTAAATTACATGAAActactattaattattttattttgaaggacAACAACAAGGATTATATTTAAGCAGATTTTAGGAATTTTTGGTCCGGG
This sequence is a window from Bicyclus anynana chromosome 16, ilBicAnyn1.1, whole genome shotgun sequence. Protein-coding genes within it:
- the LOC112056104 gene encoding anti-sigma-I factor RsgI2-like, with protein sequence MKVLILLALAALSAAAPAPGRPKRSYAQYGNAPLYQYSSQSNSQQSSYQSNSQQSTSVVQPYQQYQTAAQPVYTQQPYGELQQAYSSAYAYPGRQQAAYAPQVQTYSPVQTYTPVQAYASAQTYTPVESYTPVQTYTPVETYTPVQTYTPVQSYTPVQSYTPVQSYTPVQSYTPVRAYEQTYTPVQSYNAAPVSWQGQAYGNNPWC